In one window of Methanoculleus chikugoensis DNA:
- a CDS encoding cation-translocating P-type ATPase, with product MDRVQEEHDNLTSRGFRVLVVAHGRVEGSFSVENPELPPLELLGLVGFIDPIRPDVPDAIRRCRSAGVDVVMVTGDHPATALAIARELEITDSPDEVVTGVKLGDPEVATLSEFIDRVKKGRVFARVTPLQKLRIVEAYRKSGEFVAVTGDGVNDAPALRSANIGVAMGSGTDVAKDTASLIVTDDDFASIVAGIEEGRYAYDNVRKVVYLLITTGFAEVLLFMLALLIGLPLPLVAVQLLWLNLVTNGIQDTALAFEKGEPGIMNRPPRRTEEGFFNRLMIEQVLLSGTVIGLVTLGAWYWLLSNGWDEFAARNLLFLLMVLFENFHLFNCRSEYISAFRVPISNNYILIAAVIAAQGLHIAALYIPFFQDVLQVQPVSLVEWITLLVLASSVVVVMEIFKAVRKHRPLDHQTGYGVG from the coding sequence ATGGACCGCGTGCAGGAGGAGCACGATAACCTCACCTCCCGGGGCTTTCGGGTTCTTGTGGTGGCTCACGGTCGCGTCGAAGGCTCATTCTCTGTAGAGAACCCGGAGTTGCCGCCGCTTGAGCTCCTGGGCCTTGTCGGGTTCATCGACCCGATCCGGCCCGACGTCCCGGATGCCATACGCCGGTGCCGCAGCGCTGGAGTCGATGTGGTGATGGTGACCGGGGACCACCCTGCAACGGCTCTCGCCATCGCACGGGAGCTTGAGATTACGGACTCTCCCGACGAGGTCGTCACCGGCGTGAAACTGGGCGACCCGGAGGTGGCGACACTCTCCGAATTCATCGATCGGGTGAAGAAGGGCCGGGTCTTTGCCCGGGTGACCCCGCTGCAGAAACTCCGGATCGTCGAGGCCTACCGGAAGAGCGGGGAGTTCGTCGCGGTCACCGGGGACGGGGTCAACGACGCGCCGGCGCTCCGGAGCGCGAACATCGGGGTCGCGATGGGTTCCGGGACCGACGTCGCCAAGGATACGGCGTCGTTGATCGTCACCGACGACGACTTCGCCTCGATCGTCGCCGGGATCGAGGAAGGACGGTACGCCTACGACAACGTTCGGAAGGTCGTCTATCTCCTGATCACGACCGGGTTTGCCGAAGTCCTCCTCTTCATGCTTGCCCTCCTTATCGGTCTGCCGCTGCCCCTCGTCGCCGTCCAGCTCCTCTGGCTGAACCTGGTGACGAACGGCATCCAAGACACGGCGCTGGCGTTTGAGAAGGGTGAGCCCGGCATCATGAACCGGCCGCCGCGAAGGACGGAAGAGGGGTTCTTCAACCGGCTGATGATCGAGCAGGTGCTCCTCTCCGGGACGGTCATCGGGCTTGTCACACTCGGCGCCTGGTACTGGCTCCTCTCAAATGGATGGGATGAGTTCGCCGCCAGGAACCTGCTCTTCCTGCTGATGGTGCTCTTCGAGAACTTCCATCTCTTCAACTGCCGTTCTGAGTACATCTCCGCATTCCGCGTCCCTATCAGCAACAACTACATCCTGATCGCCGCCGTCATCGCCGCGCAGGGCTTGCATATCGCCGCACTCTACATCCCCTTCTTCCAGGACGTCCTCCAGGTGCAGCCCGTCTCCCTGGTCGAGTGGATCACGCTGCTCGTTCTCGCCTCCTCGGTCGTGGTCGTGATGGAGATCTTCAAGGCGGTCCGGAAGCACCGCCCTCTGGATCACCAGACCGGGTACGGGGTCGGGTAG
- a CDS encoding beta-propeller domain-containing protein, which produces MEKWSPVLVVVLGSLVIAAIIGTALASEDAGNETLGDLKKFSSKEEIEAFLKEHAQGTKGSNGYPWMTGTGGQETAMDAPAPTSAPPAPTAAHDYSTTNVQVEGVDEADFLKNDGRYIYVISGESLAILEAFPAENAKIVSETRIEGIPTALFLAGDRLVVFATGTEESMTTVKGSIAPVPVQRVVTHAYIYDIGDRSDPDLVRTQTFTGSYYDARMIGDNVYVITREAPVWIRDEIALPEVRTDGGEAIMPDVYRPGTPLQNYVFYTASAFSVKNDGGTPDAETFLLGYDTTLFASQKNLYIGYRYVGAAGSGPSAATMPAYAGSREETIVHRFAIDDGKIDYKAMGRVPGHLLNQFSLDEYGGNLRVATTVEGWTREGSFQYNNVYVLNPAMETIGTLEHIAPDERIYAARFAGDRLYLVTFKRIDPLFVIDLSDPKHPGILGKLKIPGYSDYLHPYDPDHIIGIGKETSENTWGGVSVEGLKIALFDVSDVNNPIQVDTVVIGEPGTDSEALRDHKAFLFVKEKNLLVIPVSEIKRVENPESRYPGSYGTKTWQGAYVYSVKPADGFILLGTVAHAEKGSPYTWDSPDAVRRSLFMDDTLYTVSARSVVMTDLADGSRVNEVYLPYRWETYPTPYPVW; this is translated from the coding sequence ATGGAGAAGTGGAGTCCGGTGCTGGTGGTCGTCCTCGGGAGCCTGGTGATCGCCGCGATCATCGGGACCGCCCTCGCGTCGGAGGACGCCGGGAACGAGACCCTGGGGGATTTAAAGAAGTTTTCGTCGAAAGAAGAGATCGAGGCGTTCCTGAAGGAACACGCACAGGGAACGAAGGGCAGTAACGGCTATCCGTGGATGACGGGGACCGGCGGACAGGAGACCGCCATGGACGCACCTGCACCGACGAGCGCACCGCCCGCCCCAACGGCCGCACACGACTACTCTACCACGAACGTGCAGGTAGAGGGTGTGGATGAGGCCGACTTCCTGAAGAACGACGGGAGGTACATCTACGTCATATCGGGCGAGTCACTTGCGATCCTCGAAGCGTTCCCGGCAGAGAATGCGAAGATCGTATCCGAGACCCGGATCGAAGGGATCCCGACGGCGCTCTTCCTCGCCGGCGATCGCCTGGTGGTCTTTGCCACCGGAACGGAAGAGAGTATGACCACCGTGAAAGGGAGTATAGCGCCCGTCCCCGTCCAGCGGGTGGTGACGCACGCATACATCTACGATATCGGCGACCGGAGCGATCCCGACCTTGTCCGGACGCAGACCTTCACCGGCAGTTACTACGACGCCCGGATGATCGGCGACAACGTCTACGTCATCACGCGGGAGGCTCCCGTCTGGATCCGGGACGAGATCGCCCTCCCCGAGGTGCGGACGGACGGCGGCGAGGCCATCATGCCCGACGTCTACCGCCCCGGAACCCCGCTGCAGAACTACGTCTTCTACACCGCAAGCGCCTTTTCCGTCAAGAACGACGGGGGCACTCCCGACGCCGAGACGTTCCTCCTCGGCTACGACACCACCCTCTTTGCGTCGCAGAAGAACCTCTACATCGGCTACCGCTACGTGGGGGCCGCGGGCTCCGGCCCGAGCGCCGCAACGATGCCCGCCTACGCCGGCAGCCGAGAGGAGACGATCGTCCACCGGTTCGCGATCGATGACGGGAAGATCGACTACAAGGCCATGGGCAGGGTTCCCGGACACCTCCTGAACCAGTTCTCGCTCGACGAGTACGGCGGGAACCTCCGGGTGGCGACGACCGTCGAGGGCTGGACGCGTGAGGGATCCTTCCAGTACAATAACGTCTACGTCCTCAACCCCGCTATGGAGACGATCGGGACGCTCGAACATATCGCGCCGGACGAGCGGATCTACGCCGCCCGGTTCGCCGGCGACCGACTGTATCTCGTGACGTTCAAGCGGATCGATCCCCTCTTCGTCATCGATCTCTCGGACCCGAAACACCCCGGCATCCTCGGGAAACTCAAGATCCCGGGCTACTCGGATTACCTCCACCCCTATGATCCCGACCACATCATCGGGATCGGCAAAGAGACGAGCGAGAATACCTGGGGCGGCGTCTCGGTGGAAGGGCTCAAGATCGCGCTCTTCGACGTCTCGGACGTGAACAACCCGATACAGGTCGATACCGTCGTGATCGGGGAGCCCGGGACCGACTCGGAGGCCCTTCGCGACCACAAGGCCTTCCTCTTTGTGAAAGAGAAGAACCTCCTCGTCATCCCGGTGAGTGAGATTAAGCGGGTCGAAAACCCCGAATCCAGGTATCCCGGCTCCTACGGCACCAAGACCTGGCAGGGGGCTTACGTCTACTCGGTGAAACCGGCAGACGGGTTCATTCTACTGGGCACGGTCGCCCACGCGGAGAAGGGATCCCCCTACACCTGGGACTCGCCCGACGCGGTGCGGCGGTCGCTCTTCATGGACGACACCCTTTACACCGTCTCGGCGAGAAGCGTCGTCATGACCGATCTCGCCGACGGCAGCCGGGTGAACGAGGTCTACCTCCCCTACCGGTGGGAGACCTACCCGACCCCGTACCCGGTCTGGTGA
- a CDS encoding calcium/sodium antiporter — translation MIVTAIMFIVGLALLVKGADLFVSGGSGLALRHSISPALIGSTIIAFGTSLPELVVSTDAAATGNTGIALGNVLGSNIANIALILALCTLIRPGMAAASGAARSALIRHAALMLVATVAFALLAARGTLDALAGAVLLTLFVAILVILLREGREERDVDIKSHGRADILYIGLGLAAVIIGAQLVVDGAVTLAEAFGIPAFVIGVSVVAVGTSLPELATSLVAAVRDEGSISVGNILGSNIFNLLLVLGVSLLLAPVTIGSAFDVVAVVLFSVAILPLLFARPSVVRGWSVVLILGYAAYIAWNFGAIPIG, via the coding sequence ATGATCGTGACCGCCATTATGTTCATCGTCGGCCTGGCCCTCCTCGTCAAAGGAGCCGATCTCTTTGTGAGCGGGGGGAGCGGCCTCGCCCTCCGCCACAGCATCTCACCGGCCCTGATCGGGTCAACGATCATCGCGTTCGGCACGTCGCTTCCGGAACTCGTCGTCAGCACGGACGCCGCGGCAACCGGCAACACCGGTATTGCTCTCGGGAACGTCCTCGGGAGCAACATTGCAAACATCGCCCTTATTCTCGCGCTCTGCACCCTCATCCGCCCGGGTATGGCCGCCGCCTCCGGAGCAGCGCGCTCAGCGCTCATCCGGCATGCCGCGCTGATGCTCGTTGCGACGGTAGCGTTTGCGCTGCTCGCCGCGAGAGGTACGCTCGACGCCCTCGCCGGAGCGGTGCTCCTCACCCTCTTCGTGGCGATCCTCGTCATCCTCCTGCGGGAGGGGCGCGAGGAGAGGGACGTCGATATCAAGTCCCACGGACGGGCCGACATTCTCTACATCGGCCTTGGCCTTGCGGCCGTCATCATCGGGGCGCAGCTCGTCGTCGACGGCGCTGTTACGCTCGCAGAGGCGTTCGGAATCCCGGCCTTCGTCATCGGCGTCTCGGTCGTCGCCGTCGGGACGTCGCTTCCGGAGCTCGCGACCTCGCTCGTGGCCGCCGTGAGAGATGAGGGCTCCATCTCCGTCGGCAACATCCTCGGGAGCAACATCTTCAACCTCCTCCTGGTTCTCGGGGTAAGCCTCCTCCTCGCACCGGTCACCATCGGGTCCGCGTTCGACGTCGTCGCAGTCGTCCTCTTCTCGGTCGCGATCCTCCCCCTGCTCTTTGCCCGCCCCTCCGTCGTCCGGGGCTGGTCGGTCGTCCTGATCCTCGGCTACGCTGCATACATCGCCTGGAACTTCGGGGCGATTCCGATCGGGTGA
- a CDS encoding YkgJ family cysteine cluster protein, with product MAALEAERERLLRFPEEEFIAIIREVGFSCDCCGRCCTREFNDHVFLLGEDTDTVRSLLPDAVIPAPAFDACDQEGRFYVSGYALRTKPDGSCIFLEDGRCSIYDRRFAICRVYPYMLHREADETGAVDWRQIGGLNQHGSYNNPIDDAECVRIARETRAYEAAFLEQEIRFRQALRDLFDREGLRYVRRTYDLLMRDFRKGAEVEVRVFHRGRFEPHRVTRDVYGQ from the coding sequence ATTGCTGCCCTTGAGGCGGAACGGGAGAGACTTCTCCGTTTCCCGGAAGAGGAGTTCATCGCGATCATCCGGGAGGTGGGGTTCTCCTGCGACTGCTGCGGGCGGTGCTGCACCCGGGAGTTCAACGATCACGTCTTTCTGCTGGGGGAGGATACCGACACCGTCCGCTCGCTCCTGCCGGACGCCGTCATCCCGGCGCCCGCGTTCGACGCCTGCGATCAGGAGGGGAGGTTCTACGTATCGGGCTACGCCCTCCGGACGAAACCGGACGGCTCCTGCATATTCCTCGAAGACGGCAGGTGCAGCATCTACGACCGTCGGTTCGCCATCTGCCGGGTCTACCCCTACATGCTTCACCGGGAGGCCGACGAGACGGGCGCCGTCGACTGGCGGCAGATCGGCGGTCTGAACCAGCATGGGTCCTACAACAACCCGATCGACGATGCCGAATGCGTCCGGATTGCCCGGGAAACCCGGGCTTATGAGGCGGCGTTTCTTGAACAGGAGATCCGGTTCCGGCAGGCTCTCCGCGACCTCTTCGACCGGGAAGGGCTGCGCTACGTCCGGAGGACCTACGACCTCCTGATGCGGGACTTCAGGAAGGGCGCCGAGGTCGAGGTTCGGGTCTTCCACCGGGGGCGGTTTGAGCCGCACCGGGTCACCCGCGACGTGTACGGGCAGTAA
- a CDS encoding SLC13 family permease has translation METSGAARFIADQTAGLVAGYPTLLILIAVAVLATAFSFVISNIAATVLLVPLALVMAGSPGLDPRGLALLVGICTSNSFLLPTHPVNALLMGPGGYRTRDYIVPGSIMTVVFILIAVGIVSLLYF, from the coding sequence ATGGAGACGAGCGGGGCCGCCCGATTCATCGCGGATCAGACGGCCGGTCTGGTCGCCGGGTACCCGACGCTCCTCATCCTCATCGCGGTAGCGGTTCTCGCGACCGCCTTTTCGTTCGTGATCTCGAACATCGCCGCCACCGTCCTCCTGGTCCCGCTCGCGCTCGTGATGGCGGGTTCGCCCGGGCTCGACCCCCGCGGCCTCGCGCTCCTCGTCGGGATATGTACCTCCAACTCATTCCTCCTCCCGACGCACCCGGTGAACGCCCTCCTGATGGGGCCCGGAGGCTACCGGACCCGGGATTACATCGTCCCCGGGAGCATCATGACGGTCGTCTTCATCCTCATCGCCGTCGGCATTGTCTCCCTCCTCTACTTCTGA
- a CDS encoding dihydrolipoyl dehydrogenase family protein, with protein MEREYDLVVIGTGVAGSDVAWHCRKAGMRVAIVDSGDYGGTCGLRGCVPKKVLAGAAELVSRVRGQQGNGIRGAVSIDWPELVAFERTFTDPIPRRKEEGFRGAGIHTYHGVARFAGPDRVAVGGDMLIARYIVVAAGAHARALGVPGEDLMTSSDDFFSLPALPERIVFIGGGYISFEFAHVAAAAGSAVTILQRSGRVLSGFDPDIVDRLLLASVEAGIDVQMNMPLVSIERDGSGLRVRAGRKGEEKTFGADMAVHGAGRVSALEGLDLAAGGVETDRRGIAVNEYLQSVSNPAVYVVGDANAKSPQLTPVAVMDAHIVVDNILGGDGRVADYSVVPSAVFTNPPIASVGLTEEKAKEKGIPYVANAGDLSGRFTNRSIGQKHAGYKILVDEDSRRILGAHLIGPHVEEVINIFALAIKHGLTVDDLTLDAIPWAYPSNTYDIIHMVHPLARK; from the coding sequence ATGGAGCGGGAGTACGATCTCGTCGTTATCGGGACGGGGGTCGCCGGTTCCGACGTCGCCTGGCACTGCAGGAAGGCCGGGATGCGGGTAGCGATCGTTGATTCCGGGGACTACGGGGGGACGTGCGGCCTGCGGGGCTGTGTCCCTAAAAAAGTGCTCGCCGGTGCCGCCGAGCTGGTTTCCCGTGTCCGTGGCCAGCAGGGGAACGGCATCCGGGGAGCGGTCTCGATCGACTGGCCAGAGCTCGTTGCCTTCGAACGGACCTTCACCGATCCCATTCCGCGGCGGAAGGAGGAGGGCTTCCGGGGGGCGGGGATCCATACCTATCACGGGGTTGCCCGCTTTGCCGGGCCGGATAGGGTGGCGGTCGGCGGCGATATGCTCATCGCCCGGTACATCGTGGTCGCCGCCGGTGCGCATGCCCGGGCGCTCGGCGTCCCGGGCGAGGACCTGATGACGTCGAGCGACGACTTCTTCTCCCTTCCGGCGCTCCCCGAACGGATCGTCTTCATCGGCGGGGGCTACATCTCGTTTGAGTTCGCCCATGTCGCCGCCGCTGCCGGGTCGGCGGTGACCATCCTGCAGCGAAGCGGTCGGGTTCTCTCGGGGTTCGACCCCGATATCGTCGACCGCCTGCTGCTGGCCTCAGTTGAGGCCGGGATCGACGTGCAGATGAATATGCCGCTCGTCTCGATCGAGAGGGACGGCAGTGGCCTCCGGGTCCGGGCCGGGAGGAAGGGGGAGGAGAAGACTTTCGGTGCCGATATGGCGGTCCACGGCGCGGGCAGGGTCTCTGCGCTTGAGGGCCTCGACCTTGCCGCCGGTGGGGTCGAGACCGACCGCCGGGGGATCGCGGTCAATGAGTACCTCCAGAGCGTCTCGAACCCGGCGGTCTACGTCGTCGGGGATGCAAACGCGAAGAGTCCGCAACTGACCCCGGTGGCGGTGATGGACGCCCACATCGTCGTCGACAACATCCTGGGCGGCGACGGCCGCGTCGCGGACTACTCCGTCGTCCCGAGCGCCGTCTTCACGAATCCGCCCATCGCGTCCGTCGGGCTCACGGAGGAGAAGGCGAAGGAGAAGGGAATCCCCTACGTCGCCAACGCCGGCGATCTCTCCGGGCGGTTCACCAACCGGAGCATCGGCCAGAAGCACGCCGGCTACAAGATCCTGGTCGACGAGGACTCCCGCCGGATCCTCGGCGCCCACCTCATCGGGCCGCACGTCGAGGAGGTGATCAACATCTTCGCCCTCGCGATCAAGCACGGTCTGACGGTGGACGATCTGACGCTCGACGCGATCCCCTGGGCTTACCCGAGCAACACCTACGATATCATCCACATGGTGCATCCGCTGGCGAGGAAGTGA
- a CDS encoding 4Fe-4S dicluster domain-containing protein, whose translation MGIFQMTKTVLRNLAGGPATRRYPAVPARTSSLTRGHVVFDPATCRSCSLCSKRCPCEAIRLDKEAKVWEIDRMRCIACGDCVEGCPFGSLTMEPEYFAPVVEHVAERYTITYVKPEKPAKNPAEESAGAKEEGAGESA comes from the coding sequence ATGGGAATATTTCAGATGACGAAGACGGTTCTCCGGAACCTTGCAGGGGGGCCTGCCACCCGGCGGTACCCGGCGGTCCCGGCGCGGACATCCTCCCTCACCCGGGGGCACGTCGTCTTCGACCCGGCCACCTGCCGCTCCTGCAGCCTCTGCTCGAAGCGGTGCCCGTGCGAGGCGATCCGTCTCGACAAGGAGGCGAAGGTCTGGGAGATCGACCGCATGCGGTGCATCGCCTGCGGCGACTGCGTCGAAGGGTGCCCGTTCGGGAGCCTCACGATGGAACCGGAGTACTTCGCGCCGGTGGTGGAGCACGTGGCGGAGCGCTACACCATCACCTACGTGAAGCCCGAGAAGCCCGCGAAAAATCCGGCTGAAGAGAGCGCGGGCGCAAAGGAAGAAGGCGCCGGCGAGAGCGCGTGA
- a CDS encoding nickel-dependent hydrogenase large subunit — protein MPERIVVPFGPQHPVLPEPIHLDLVLEDETVVEAIPSIGYIHRGLERLIEKREYTEYVYVAERICGICSFMHALCYSQGIEEIMKIEVPDRARCLRTIWSECSRLHSHLLWLGLFADGMGFENLFMRSWQLRESVLDVLEDTTGGRVIQGTCKVGGVRRDIGAEKLAEMHRALDPFEAQCRDLGDVFLNDDTVKYRLQDLGVISKDEAYALGAVGPTARASGVAIDHRETGYAAYGDLGFKPVVETAGDCYARCAVRVKEVYASIDLIRRAIDQMPEGPLDVKVKGAPDGEYFSRVEQPRGEVVHYLRGNGTKHLARARIRTPTLANIPPLVKMLPGAQLADVPVVVLSIDPCISCTER, from the coding sequence ATGCCGGAACGCATAGTCGTCCCGTTCGGGCCGCAGCACCCGGTGCTGCCGGAACCGATCCACCTTGACCTCGTCCTCGAGGACGAGACGGTGGTGGAGGCGATCCCCTCCATCGGCTACATTCACCGGGGGCTTGAGCGGCTGATCGAGAAGCGCGAGTATACCGAGTACGTCTACGTGGCGGAGAGGATCTGTGGGATCTGCAGTTTCATGCACGCGCTCTGCTACAGTCAGGGTATCGAGGAGATCATGAAGATCGAGGTCCCCGACCGGGCACGCTGCCTCCGGACGATCTGGTCAGAGTGTTCGCGTCTCCACTCTCACCTCCTCTGGCTCGGCCTCTTTGCGGACGGGATGGGCTTTGAGAACCTCTTCATGCGGTCCTGGCAGCTCCGGGAGAGCGTGCTCGACGTGCTTGAGGACACCACGGGCGGCCGGGTCATCCAGGGCACCTGCAAGGTCGGCGGGGTCAGGCGCGACATAGGGGCGGAGAAACTCGCGGAGATGCACCGCGCGCTCGACCCCTTCGAGGCACAGTGCCGGGACCTCGGCGACGTCTTCTTGAACGACGATACGGTGAAGTACCGCCTTCAGGACCTTGGTGTCATCTCGAAGGACGAGGCCTACGCCCTCGGGGCCGTCGGCCCGACCGCGAGGGCAAGCGGGGTCGCGATCGACCACCGCGAGACCGGCTACGCCGCCTACGGGGATCTCGGGTTCAAGCCGGTCGTGGAGACCGCCGGGGACTGCTACGCCCGGTGCGCCGTCCGGGTCAAGGAGGTCTACGCCTCCATCGACCTGATCCGGCGCGCAATCGACCAGATGCCCGAGGGTCCCCTCGATGTCAAGGTGAAGGGAGCGCCCGACGGCGAGTACTTCTCCCGCGTGGAGCAGCCGCGGGGCGAGGTCGTCCACTACCTGCGGGGCAACGGCACGAAGCACCTTGCCCGGGCCCGGATCAGGACGCCGACGCTCGCGAACATCCCGCCGCTCGTGAAGATGCTCCCGGGAGCCCAGCTCGCGGACGTCCCGGTCGTCGTCCTCTCGATCGACCCCTGTATCAGCTGCACGGAGAGGTGA
- a CDS encoding NADH-quinone oxidoreductase subunit C, producing MTVNEEQTTIGVALEDLTREVEGLQAGGYRLVQIGCTDIGGAYEVNYSFDKDYQYRNLRLTVGPETEVPSISGIYWGAFVYENEMHDLFGIPVTGINIDFKGTFIKTAEKYPFSVTRRGGDQCRNA from the coding sequence ATGACGGTTAACGAAGAGCAGACTACTATCGGCGTCGCGCTGGAGGACCTCACGCGTGAGGTCGAAGGGCTCCAGGCCGGCGGATACCGCCTGGTCCAGATCGGGTGCACGGACATCGGCGGGGCTTACGAGGTCAACTACTCGTTCGACAAGGACTACCAGTACCGGAACCTCCGCCTGACGGTGGGGCCGGAGACGGAAGTCCCGAGCATCTCCGGGATCTACTGGGGAGCATTCGTCTACGAGAACGAGATGCACGACCTCTTCGGGATCCCGGTCACCGGGATCAACATCGATTTCAAAGGGACGTTCATCAAGACGGCGGAGAAGTATCCGTTCAGCGTCACGAGAAGGGGGGGTGACCAATGCCGGAACGCATAG
- a CDS encoding NADH-quinone oxidoreductase subunit B family protein: MAFLKRSPWILHYDASSCNGCDIEVLACLTPLYDVERFGIINTGNPKHADILMITGGINELNRAVVRNLYEQMPEPKVVVAIGICAATGGIFRECYNITGGVDKVIPVDVYVPGCAARPEMIIDGVVAALSILEEKRAKMTGAAQAKEDARHAAGEST, translated from the coding sequence ATGGCATTTCTGAAGCGATCACCCTGGATCCTTCACTATGATGCATCCAGCTGCAACGGGTGCGACATCGAGGTGCTCGCGTGCCTGACCCCGCTCTACGACGTGGAACGGTTCGGCATCATCAACACGGGAAACCCGAAGCACGCAGATATCCTGATGATCACCGGCGGGATCAACGAGTTGAACCGGGCGGTGGTCAGGAACCTCTACGAGCAGATGCCGGAGCCGAAGGTTGTCGTCGCGATAGGCATCTGCGCCGCAACCGGCGGCATATTCCGGGAGTGCTACAACATCACGGGCGGCGTCGACAAGGTTATCCCCGTCGATGTCTATGTTCCGGGATGCGCGGCGCGGCCGGAGATGATCATCGACGGCGTCGTTGCGGCGCTCTCGATCCTCGAGGAGAAACGGGCGAAGATGACCGGGGCGGCGCAGGCAAAAGAAGATGCGCGGCATGCGGCAGGTGAGAGCACATGA
- a CDS encoding respiratory chain complex I subunit 1 family protein: MNWLIGAVLFLILAPIAGGLIAGIDRKITARMQGRVGPPLLQPFYDVGKLFEKERAVVTTAQNFYVLAYLIFIALSGALFFAGGDLLLTVFAFTLAHVFLVLGAYAVHSPYSHIGAERELIQVMAYEPMIILAAVGLYMVSGSFYVTEIAATTVPAILYLPGVFLGFAVILTIKLRKSPFDISTSHHAHQEIVKGITTEFSGSTLAQVEIAHWYENVFLLGFVFLFFAWNPVIGIVAVAITYLAEIFVDNVTARARWQAALKSGWLATLLGIVNLAILSYMMLGGA; the protein is encoded by the coding sequence ATGAACTGGCTCATCGGCGCAGTCCTCTTCCTCATCCTCGCGCCCATAGCCGGCGGCCTCATCGCCGGTATCGACCGGAAGATCACCGCGCGGATGCAGGGGAGAGTCGGGCCGCCGCTCCTGCAGCCCTTCTACGACGTCGGCAAACTCTTCGAGAAGGAGCGGGCCGTCGTCACCACGGCGCAGAACTTCTACGTCCTCGCGTACCTGATCTTCATAGCCCTCTCCGGCGCGCTCTTCTTCGCGGGAGGGGACCTCTTACTGACCGTCTTCGCCTTCACGCTCGCCCACGTCTTCCTGGTGCTCGGGGCCTACGCGGTCCACTCGCCCTACAGCCACATCGGGGCGGAGCGGGAACTGATCCAGGTGATGGCCTACGAACCGATGATCATCCTCGCAGCCGTCGGGCTCTACATGGTCAGCGGGAGTTTCTACGTCACGGAGATCGCCGCCACGACCGTGCCGGCGATCCTCTACCTCCCCGGCGTCTTCCTGGGCTTTGCGGTCATTCTGACCATCAAACTCAGGAAGTCGCCCTTCGACATATCGACGTCCCACCACGCGCATCAGGAGATCGTCAAGGGGATCACGACGGAGTTCTCGGGCTCGACGCTCGCGCAGGTCGAGATCGCCCACTGGTACGAAAACGTCTTCCTCCTCGGGTTCGTGTTCCTCTTCTTCGCCTGGAACCCCGTGATCGGGATCGTTGCGGTCGCAATCACCTACCTCGCCGAGATCTTCGTCGATAACGTCACCGCACGGGCGCGGTGGCAGGCGGCGCTGAAGAGCGGGTGGCTTGCAACGCTTCTCGGGATCGTGAACCTGGCGATCCTCTCCTATATGATGCTCGGAGGTGCATGA